A stretch of the Vanacampus margaritifer isolate UIUO_Vmar chromosome 6, RoL_Vmar_1.0, whole genome shotgun sequence genome encodes the following:
- the rxylt1 gene encoding ribitol-5-phosphate xylosyltransferase 1, whose product MKFPKRKLFLLIIFAYVAFSLYAAYNVFFSTKVISRVHRVEKKEAGPSGGVRDGGAAPFIGDEWNPWEDEQVEYNSALNKKRDAFKQHMARIEKNKPKRYKVQIWGKAAIGLYLWEHILEGPLNPTDKIAQWREGELQSSKIDFSFYTGPAVVQGHVPLDMNSLVLVLNGREQQKVAYSTRWLEHVQALVQSHTVSHVAVVLLGDEHCNNDWIGPYLKRHGGFVDLLFLVYDSPWVNDRDVFQWPLGVATYRQFPVVRPNAEMITSNRPYLCNFLGTVYKNSSRETLMQVLKGSGLEKDCITTAREKWLPQETADSLKHYQTALAQSELTLCPVGVNTECYRIYEACSYGSVPVVEDVLMPRTCAAGPSSPLRLLKAAGAPFIFISDWRELPAILERERGMSQEQRVDRRRRLLEWYATFRQQMKERFTEVIEENFFKSG is encoded by the exons ATGAAATTTCCAAAAAGAAAGTTGTTTCTTCTCATAATTTTTGCGTATGTCGCGTTTTCGTTATACGCTGCCTACAATGTGTTCTTCAGCACTAAAGTCATATCCCGCGTTCACAGGGTGGAGAAGAAAGAAGCAGGACCCTCTG GCGGTGTTCGAGATGGCGGAGCTGCTCCATTCATTGGTGATGAGTGGAATCCGTGGGAGGATGAACAAGTGGAGTACAATTCCGCACTGAACAAAAAGAGAGATGCTTTTAAACAACATATGGCACGAATCGAAAAGAACAAACCCAAAAGATACAAGGTCCAAATCTGGGGTAAAGCAGCCATAG GACTTTATCTTTGGGAACATATATTGGAGGGACCCCTCAACCCAACTGACAAGATAGCACAATGGAGAGAGGGCGAGCTCCAGTCAAGCAAAATTGATTTCAG TTTCTATACAGGGCCTGCTGTAGTCCAAGGTCATGTCCCCTTGGATATGAACAGCCTAGTTCTTGTTCTGAATGGTCGTGAGCAACAGAAGGTGGCGTACTCCACACGTTGGTTGGAGCATGTCCAAGCTTTGGTGCAGTCCCACACTGTGTCTCACGTGGCTGTGGTTCTGCTGGGTGATGAGCACTGCAACAATGACTGGATAGGGCCATACCTAAAGAGACACGGTGGCTTTGTGGACCTGCTCTTTTTAGTGTATGATAGCCCTTGGGTCAATGATAGAGATGTCTTCCAGTGGCCTCTTGGTGTTGCCAC ATACAGACAGTTTCCCGTGGTCCGGCCCAATGCTGAGATGATCACATCCAACAGGCCATACCTCTGCAACTTCCTTGGTACTGTTTACAAGAATTCTTCTAGGGAAACACTCATGCAGGTTTTGAAAGGTTCTGGCCTGGAGAAGGATTGCATCACCACTGCCAGGGAGAA ATGGCTCCCCCAGGAGACAGCAGACAGTCTAAAGCACTATCAAACCGCCCTGGCCCAGAGCGAGCTCACTCTCTGCCCCGTTGGTGTCAACACAGAATGTTACCGCATCTACGAGGCCTGCTCTTATGGCTCCGTGCCTGTCGTGGAAGATGTACTGATGCCTAGGACCTGCGCTGCGGGGCCTAGCTCGCCACTGCGCCTCCTGAAAGCGGCGGGAGCGCCCTTCATCTTTATTAGTGATTGGCGGGAGCTTCCTGCTATTTTGGAGAGGGAGAGAGGCATGAGCCAGGAGCAGAGGGTGGACAGGAGGAGGAGATTGCTGGAGTGGTACGCCACTTTTCGTCAGCAAATGAAGGAGAGGTTCACTGAGGTCATAGAGGAGAACTTTTTCAAAAGTGGCTGA